A window of the Cystobacter fuscus genome harbors these coding sequences:
- a CDS encoding MarR family winged helix-turn-helix transcriptional regulator — protein sequence MRHLVELLDRDVEAAYAAAGLAWRPRNTPVLRALMELGPASIRALSHEIGITHSAVSQTVSQMAKDGLVELRPGADARERIVALSAKAEAMIPALRKQWAATNAAAAQLDSELSAPLSKIAAEAIEALTRKPFGERMRQAAQAQAAKPEP from the coding sequence ATGCGCCACCTGGTCGAGCTCCTCGACCGTGATGTGGAAGCCGCCTACGCGGCCGCCGGTCTGGCATGGCGGCCGCGCAATACGCCGGTCTTGCGCGCCCTGATGGAGCTGGGGCCGGCCTCGATCCGGGCTCTGTCGCACGAGATTGGCATCACCCATTCGGCGGTGAGCCAGACGGTGTCGCAGATGGCCAAGGACGGGCTGGTCGAGTTGAGACCTGGCGCCGATGCGAGAGAGCGGATTGTCGCGCTGTCGGCGAAGGCCGAGGCGATGATCCCGGCCTTGCGAAAACAGTGGGCGGCCACCAACGCCGCCGCGGCTCAACTCGACTCGGAGTTGTCGGCGCCGCTTTCGAAGATCGCCGCCGAAGCAATCGAAGCCCTCACCCGTAAACCCTTTGGGGAGCGGATGAGGCAGGCCGCCCAGGCGCAGGCCGCGAAACCCGAGCCTTAG